The Nitrosomonas cryotolerans ATCC 49181 genome includes a window with the following:
- a CDS encoding cbb3-type cytochrome c oxidase subunit I, protein MADYTYTATPDKGAKVSVLAYLVTAAIVLLLMMVFGLLMRLEQSEIISMGPPWFYKIMTLHGAGMVGIVAMAGAAIMWHFLREYVDLSQGIFVANLVIFLIGVVMILASVLYGDFHGAWTFLYPLPSQSMGMWSQEAAALFMGGLLVIGVGFVLLHLDIARAVIARYGSLGRGLGWPQLFGKDDGNAPPPAVVASTMVTIVNLAGLVAGASILIMMLVNLYVPSFTIDPLLAKGLIYFFGHVFINAVIYMAVIAVYEILPRYTQRPWKSNKVFLASWTASTFMVLFIFPHHLLMDFAYPTWFLIVGHIIGYLNTFPILIVTGYGALMIIYRSGIKWDMASKLLFVSLFGWAAGAMPAFIDGTITVNYVMHNTLWVPGHFHTYLVLGMVAMVFGFMYYIGKPSEDAKDSFIDRVSFWAYVVGTMGFIFAFLYSGKVSVPRRYAEHLPDWVPISSIASVFAALLIFAVLVFIFRFLTRLGSATRDYQRASQASNEA, encoded by the coding sequence ATGGCAGATTACACTTATACTGCTACTCCCGATAAAGGGGCAAAAGTTAGCGTATTGGCTTATCTAGTTACAGCAGCGATCGTGCTGCTGCTAATGATGGTGTTTGGTTTATTAATGCGATTGGAGCAGTCAGAAATTATATCCATGGGCCCCCCCTGGTTTTATAAAATAATGACGCTACATGGCGCTGGCATGGTAGGAATTGTTGCTATGGCCGGTGCAGCGATTATGTGGCATTTTCTTCGCGAATATGTTGATCTTTCGCAGGGTATTTTTGTCGCCAATCTTGTAATCTTTCTGATCGGCGTTGTGATGATTCTTGCTAGCGTATTGTATGGAGACTTCCATGGCGCATGGACTTTCCTTTATCCGTTACCATCACAATCTATGGGTATGTGGAGTCAGGAGGCAGCTGCCTTGTTTATGGGCGGACTATTAGTGATTGGTGTCGGTTTTGTACTGCTGCATCTTGATATTGCCCGTGCAGTTATTGCACGTTATGGCAGTTTGGGACGTGGGCTGGGATGGCCTCAATTATTTGGCAAAGATGATGGAAATGCACCTCCTCCTGCAGTAGTCGCGAGTACAATGGTGACGATTGTAAATTTGGCTGGTTTGGTTGCTGGCGCTAGCATATTGATCATGATGTTGGTAAACCTGTATGTACCTAGTTTTACTATTGATCCGTTGTTGGCAAAGGGCCTGATTTATTTCTTCGGACATGTATTTATTAATGCCGTCATTTATATGGCTGTAATTGCAGTCTACGAAATATTACCTCGTTACACTCAACGCCCATGGAAGTCGAATAAAGTATTTCTTGCTTCATGGACTGCTTCTACATTTATGGTGTTGTTTATTTTTCCACATCACTTATTAATGGATTTTGCTTATCCAACCTGGTTCTTGATAGTTGGTCATATCATTGGTTATCTTAATACTTTTCCAATTCTGATCGTAACCGGTTATGGTGCATTGATGATCATATATCGTTCAGGAATTAAATGGGATATGGCTAGCAAATTGCTGTTTGTATCATTATTTGGATGGGCGGCAGGTGCTATGCCGGCATTTATAGATGGTACGATTACCGTTAATTACGTGATGCATAATACCTTATGGGTACCAGGTCACTTTCATACCTATCTAGTACTGGGCATGGTTGCGATGGTATTTGGATTTATGTATTACATTGGCAAGCCTAGCGAGGATGCAAAAGATAGCTTTATTGATCGCGTATCGTTCTGGGCTTATGTCGTGGGAACAATGGGTTTTATTTTTGCATTCCTTTATTCTGGGAAAGTAAGCGTTCCGCGTCGCTATGCTGAACATTTGCCAGATTGGGTGCCAATTAGCAGTATCGCTTCAGTTTTTGCTGCACTACTGATATTTGCTGTTTTGGTATTTATTTTCCGCTTCCTAACACGTTTGGGGTCGGCTACTCGGGATTACCAAAGGGCCTCTCAAGCAAGTAATGAAGCATAA
- a CDS encoding SCO family protein translates to MGLDKRSVIITTLVTFLGLGVFWWGTDGFRAFTAETARRLEVLSSPRPLPAVVLEDQDGHTFTLQEYHGRLLAVDFIYTTCAGLCRSMSAISKQIHDSISPDALGRDFALVSISFDPERDNPANLKQYSNDYGADGKNWRFARVKNATELASLLDAFGIIVIPDGLGGYEHNAALHLVGRDGRLKLIYDITEAALFVKEIEEQL, encoded by the coding sequence ATGGGCCTAGATAAGCGCAGTGTTATCATAACAACACTTGTCACTTTTCTAGGCTTAGGTGTTTTCTGGTGGGGTACCGATGGTTTTAGGGCATTTACGGCTGAAACAGCAAGACGGTTAGAAGTTTTAAGCTCGCCTCGTCCATTACCGGCTGTTGTCCTTGAAGATCAGGATGGACATACATTTACCTTGCAGGAATATCACGGACGACTGTTAGCGGTTGATTTTATTTACACAACTTGCGCAGGTTTATGTCGCAGCATGAGTGCGATTTCTAAACAAATACATGATAGTATTTCACCCGATGCGTTAGGCCGTGATTTTGCTCTGGTTAGCATTAGTTTTGATCCGGAACGCGATAATCCGGCAAACCTGAAGCAATACAGTAACGACTATGGCGCCGATGGTAAAAACTGGCGGTTTGCGCGAGTAAAAAATGCGACGGAATTAGCATCATTGCTGGACGCCTTTGGTATTATAGTCATTCCAGATGGACTAGGTGGATATGAGCACAATGCTGCGCTCCATCTCGTTGGTCGTGATGGAAGATTAAAGCTAATTTATGATATTACCGAAGCGGCTTTGTTCGTAAAAGAAATTGAGGAGCAGCTATGA